The DNA region CCTTTTTAGCTACATTCATAGCAGTATCCTCTGCCTCTTTGGTTGATGATTTTTTCTTTGCCTATGATTTTTCTTAAATTTTTTACATAGGCTCTAAGGCTTAACTCGCTAGGTTCTTCATCATAATCATAAATTTCTTCAAGGATTTTTTCTGTGCTTAAAAAATTATTTTTATGTTTTAAAAGCAGATTTAAAAGCTTGATTTCCTTACTTGGAAGATTGATAGGTTTATCATCTTTATAGAGCATTTGAGAATTTAAGACAAATTTTAAGCCATCTCCTAAGTCTTCATAGTCTTCATTTTTGTGTGAAAAAGAGCGTTTGAGTAAGGATTCTATACGCATTTTAAGTTCTATAAGCTCAAAAGGCTTTTTGATATAATCATCACAACCTGATTCAAAGCCTTCTTTAAGATCATCAGCCGTGTTTAAAGAAGTAAGAAATATAGCCGGTGTTGTTTTTCCTGTTTGTCTTAGTTCTTTAAGCAGAGAAAATCCATCTCCTAAAGGCACTTTTACATCTAAGATCCAAATATCAAAATGCTTTTCATAAGCCATATCTAAAGCTTCTTGTGCATCGCCTACTAAACTTACCTCAAAGCCTTCATCGCTTAGGTATTCTTCGACGATTTCGCTTAAATTGAGATCATCTTCAAGTAAGAGAATTTTTGCTGCCATGATGTGTTCCGTGATTTTGTTTTGATTGTTAATTTTATCTAAAAAATATTTATTTTTGTTAAATTTTGGTTTATAATTTATTTTTTGTGATATAATGCGTGATAGATGAGTAAATTTACTAAGAAGAGGGATTAAAGTGCTTCCTAAATGGGATAATAACTATAGCGTATATAATGCAAGGGTTGATGAACAGCATAAGAGATTATTTGAGCTAGCTGCTGAGGTTGAAAAAATTTGGGATAGACCTGTGAGCAAGGGCGAGGTTAAGGACTTACTTGCAGAGTTTTTTAACTATATGAAAGAGCATTTTCATGATGAAGAGCAATATATGAAAATGATAGGTTATCCAGAGCTTGAAGATCACAAAAGAATTCATAAAGAGATCATTCAAACTATGATTGATCTGATTAAGGATATAAAAACCACAAATGATTTAAAAGAAAAACTTTACGCCATAGCTAAAAAATGGCTTTTAGAGCATATTTTATTTGAAGATATGAAAGTGTCGCAGTGGAGAAGAGAGTCTTTATCTACAGGAGATGGTAAAGAAGTTCATTTTGAAGAAGAGGAGAGTGCCCATGAGAGCCATTCTGAGATTTATCTTTATTCTTGTAAGTGTGAGGGAAAGGTTCATGATGTGCCTTTGGCTATCCATAAAAAAATTCAAAAGGGTGCTACTTTTAATTGCAAAACCTGCCAAAGTCCAATTAAATTTTCAAAAGTCGTATAAAGGAGCTTGATAATGAAAACGATGAAGACAGTTGCCTGTTATTTTAGACTTGATTCGAAGCTTAAAAAGCGTTTAGATGAGCTGAGTATAAATACGAAAAAATCAAAATCCAGCATTCTTGTTGAAGCCTTAGAGCTTTATCTAGCGGAGCATGAAAATGAGGATTTTTCCTTTGCTATTGAAGCCTTAGAAGAGCTTAAAAGTGGGGATTTAAAATCCGCAAGCAAAAAAATCGATAAGGTTGTTAAAAAACTTAAGAGATAGTTTTTGAAATTTGGGCTTATTTTTTTCCTTGCTATTTGTGCTTTTGCTCAGGATATACTTCTTTTAAGTGAATACGATCCTAAATTTTTCAAGGATAAAAATCTCAGTGCCTTTGTGATGAGTGAAAAGCTTGATGGCGTGAGGGGAATTTGGGACGGCAAGGAACTTAGGACAAGAAAGGGTTATAAGATCAACACTCCTGATTTTTTTATCAAGGATTTTCCGCCCTTTGCACTTGATGGAGAGCTTTTTATCTCAAGAACTTCTTTTAACGAGCTTTCAGCACTTATTAACAAAAATGATATCAACAATGAGCTTTGGCAAGAAGTTACTTATAATGTCTTTGATGTTCCAAGCTCTACTCATGAGAGTTTAAATTTAAGACTAAAAGAACTTGAGCTTCATCTGCAAACACACAAAAATAGATATATTAAAATCATTCCTCAACTTCAAATCAAAGATGAAAATCACCTACAAGAGTATTTTCA from Campylobacter sp. MIT 99-7217 includes:
- a CDS encoding bacteriohemerythrin, which translates into the protein MLPKWDNNYSVYNARVDEQHKRLFELAAEVEKIWDRPVSKGEVKDLLAEFFNYMKEHFHDEEQYMKMIGYPELEDHKRIHKEIIQTMIDLIKDIKTTNDLKEKLYAIAKKWLLEHILFEDMKVSQWRRESLSTGDGKEVHFEEEESAHESHSEIYLYSCKCEGKVHDVPLAIHKKIQKGATFNCKTCQSPIKFSKVV
- a CDS encoding DNA ligase, yielding MKFGLIFFLAICAFAQDILLLSEYDPKFFKDKNLSAFVMSEKLDGVRGIWDGKELRTRKGYKINTPDFFIKDFPPFALDGELFISRTSFNELSALINKNDINNELWQEVTYNVFDVPSSTHESLNLRLKELELHLQTHKNRYIKIIPQLQIKDENHLQEYFQSVIKQGGEGLVIRLEKQNYERKRSQNAFKMKEKQDKECMIIAFMQGKGKYEKAVGSVLCEDLQSKVRFKIGSGFKDEFRFNPPPLGTIITYKFSGYTKKGLPKFPVFLRIREEK
- a CDS encoding response regulator transcription factor, with protein sequence MAAKILLLEDDLNLSEIVEEYLSDEGFEVSLVGDAQEALDMAYEKHFDIWILDVKVPLGDGFSLLKELRQTGKTTPAIFLTSLNTADDLKEGFESGCDDYIKKPFELIELKMRIESLLKRSFSHKNEDYEDLGDGLKFVLNSQMLYKDDKPINLPSKEIKLLNLLLKHKNNFLSTEKILEEIYDYDEEPSELSLRAYVKNLRKIIGKEKIINQRGRGYCYECS
- a CDS encoding ribbon-helix-helix protein, CopG family; this encodes MMKTMKTVACYFRLDSKLKKRLDELSINTKKSKSSILVEALELYLAEHENEDFSFAIEALEELKSGDLKSASKKIDKVVKKLKR